The following nucleotide sequence is from Tiliqua scincoides isolate rTilSci1 chromosome 15, rTilSci1.hap2, whole genome shotgun sequence.
tcccactgaactcaatcagacttacttctgagtagacatgcactgtaaGATATATTAATTTGGGTGATGTCCATCAATTCTTCAAGGTCCATCAAGGTCCATCAAGATCAACTGGGATCTCCGGGATGGAATTAACTGGCATTGAAAAAAAtcatgattggcaaccttcagtcttgaaagactatggtataagcctacagcacccggtattcctaggcggtctcctatccaagtactaaccaggcctgaccctgcttagcttcccagataatggtataagcctacagcacccagtattcccaggcagcctcccatccaagtactaaccaggcctgaccctgcttagcttccgagatcatggtctaagcctacagcacctggcattcccaggcggtctcccattcaagtactaaccaggcctaaccctgcttagcttccaagatcatggtataagccttcagcatccagtatttccaggcggtctcccatccaagtactaaccaggcctgaccctgtttagcttccgagatcagacgagatcgggcatgtgcagggtaaaaacaTCCAATGCTTCTCCATGAGGGTCCCTATTTTGCCTCTTACCTCCTCCACctgctcatccccccccccccagagaaaaCACCAGATCAGTAGCAGAATGGATGGCTTTAATAATAGGAAGCAGTGCTGTTTGGGGAATGGGTTACGTGGCATTTTCCTCGAAGCCAAGTGAGAAGCCGTAGGACAGAAGGGGACCACGGAAGGAGTGGCAGGCGAGACGCAGGGCTGCGTGAAATTGGCAGCTGCTTGACATGCCTCGGGCTTGCTCCAAAGACATTCAGGTGTCTTCCCAGAAGAAGGTGTTGCAAGCCATGGTTAGGACTGCCACCAGAACCACAAACTCTTGGAAGTCGACCTCTCCGTCGCCATTCTCGTCCAGGTCGCGCATGATCTTGTCCACGGCTTCTGTGTCCTTCTGAGCCTGTAGTGCGACGTGCACGGAGACAAGAGGTTCATTCATAAACATGCAGCCAGCCAAGCGTGTCCGTCACCTATTTTTCTATTTTCAGGGAGCAGAACCATTCACAGTGTGGGTTCTGTGTCCCACATGCTTCATCGtgctctttcccctctctaaTCCATTTCATCCAACAAACTCTTTTTTGCTTTTGTAACTTTGGCAACGCAACAATGGGCATTACTTTGTCCATTgggcattgggcaggaggtctgactcagttggtagagctgccgccttgtatgcctgaagatctgaggctgccggttcgaaacaaccggaagtacccaagaactgacaacacactgatatactgatgagctgaccctcagtggcagagaggagttgccctcaagtggagcgtgggaggtaaagggccagagagaggccagaccaggaaggaatccagctggaaggaggagttctatgaaagactagaactattcagttgtaaaaatccctatgggggtttagaacagcctgcctatgcaaaccgccttggattaaagtctgcagagaaatctgacgaccagagaaaggcggtatataaatacctgtataaataaaataaatacttttaaGCTGCTGGATTTGGAAAGCTTTTTTACAGGCATAATACCAGCAGATGGCAGGAAAACCGAACAGTATCTCTACCCCGCCGAGCTGAGCACCTGATACACAAAGCCCCACCAGGTTTGGTGTTGAGAGATTCGGTTCCTGTTTTGGAGCAAGGCATTCAAGCGATTTGAAGTTCCGGTTCAACGCCAATGCTCTGAACCGGTTCTCAGGTTCAGGTTTGATTCCACTGCCTGATTTTCATAAGGCAAAGCaaaatacagcaagtcctcacttaaagtcattaCCTTCAAAGTCGTTTCGTTAaaaagttgatgagaaaaaaaaaaaatcagttcctaGCTGGGGCCACTATCTTGTGGAGTCTGCATGTTCTTCCCATGTTTCTGGCCTAGAAAGCTCACATTTacttcagtgtttaatattaaatGTTTTGGGTCTTTACAAGTTTGGTGACTTTTTTGTTTTGgtgattttttggtgacttgaaATGTTGCTGTAGGTAACATAATTCTTGTTTACCTACATCCATTAGCCGACGGTGAAACTGGTATCATTATAAGTTGTTGGCCAACAGTCTTGGCCAACACTTGGccaacacttggccaacagtctgaggctaagagggcaaagaaggaaggcccatagccagggagacagaccagggacagactgcacttgctcccagtgtggaaggattgtcactcctgaatcggccttttcagccacactagacgctgtgccagaaccacctttcagagcgcgataccatagtctttcgagactgaaggttgccaactactacaagTTGTTTCACTGAAAGCTGTTGCTTTCCAAGAACCCATCGACAACtataagtgaggacttgctgtatttcCGGTCTGTGCCTGTCTAGCTTGATACTGTTGGCGTCCATCATTGCATCATCGCTTAATTTCAGTCCAGGCTGCCTTGAATGCCCTTCCATGCCAAAAGGCCGGGTATAAATTAAGAGAATAACAGTGATCTGGCCACCTTcgtgcacagccctccacagagtTCAAAGCAACAGGTTCCTGCCCCAAGGTGCTTACAATCTGTAATTCAGCCCGGAGAGAGTGAGTATAGTGCTATACTCAAGCCGAAGGACCTGGGATTCATATCCTGCTTTTGAGGCCTGAGGGTGGTTTTGAGCCAGTCACTGCCTTGCAGTCTGACCTCCCTCAATTTAGGGTTGGAGAAACCACGTATGTTGTTtgaagctctttggaggaagggcagaatgacATATgggaacatgagaagagcccttcaGGATCAGACCAGGCTCTGTCTAGCCCGGCATCCTCTTTCAACAGAGGCAGTCAGAAGCTTGGAGAAGAACCAAACCTTCTACAACCTTCTACTATCTCCTACTCATGGAGGTTCTCTTCCACGGCTTTGCCTAGCAGCACTGATAGGCTTGCGCTCAGTGGAGatctttcaagcagaggctgctggagatgcTTTAGGAGGGTAAGATGCTACAGGTAGGGGGTCAGACTAGATGATATGGTAGGTCCCTCCCATGAttctatgacaggggtgtccaaagtttttggctggagggccacatcatctctctgacactgtgttggggctggggggggaagaattaattacatttaaaatttgaataaatttgcataagtttacataaatgaatatattaaagatgaacttataagaatgaatgaaggtcttgcaattcaaggcctataaaaggccttgcacaaagcaaggctggcctttcctttgctgctactactgcatcacagacatgaaacagcaagcagtggagggagccctcatcccacagctcactcgaggtcaaacagtcgccctcacgctgagagcagttgtgtcgggccagtgcagactccagtaaatctccagagggccagaggctcattggagactgggggccccctgagggccgcattgagaagcctcaagagCAACTTgtggcccagggccggggtttgggcacccctgttctatgatAACGTTGTGGCAATTGGGATGAAGCAGTGCCAGATATAGAACAGGGAAGTTGGTGCAGACCAACGGACTCCAAGGGCAGAATTGCACATGGAAAAAGGAAGGGAGGGTTATGGAAACTAAACAGATGTGGAGGTGCTGAGCGCGGGGAGAGCAGCTCAGCCTTTGCATAAAGGGCAAGTGGTGGGGCTGAGCGTCCATCCAGGccgcagagcaagtaggtggacagaacGCCCCCCtcaccaccaatctgctacctgagatgaCAGCTCTAGTTGGCCTTGGGGGTGGGCCAGACCTGAACAATGCCAATTGGTGTCCCCTCTTAGCTTGTGATATACTCTGGGGGAGACAAGGAAGATGCTCTGCTGTCCTCCCttttccatcccctcctcctcttccttttccagtccagggagtggcaggaggagaAAGGACAGTGAgtgtgagtaggcaggcagggttggacactccctgccagtttgttgcctgaggcaaccatatcagttggcctcaaggatgggccGACCCTGTCTTGTGACCTGTGGCCTGCAGCCCAACAGTTCCCTCCTCTGGCAAAGCATGGCAGTGGTCCCTATTCCGAGATCCACTGTCCCCCAGACCTAGCTGGTCACTATTGTGCTAATAGTGCACCTCAGCTAAGAAACCCCCCCGCTGGACCAGACCAGACCCACTTTGTCACCCCTACTTCCCTTTGTCCCATTCCCCAGGGATCTGTcattcagagacagatttactGCAGCCCTGTAGGTTTTCTAGAAAAACGTTATAGGGTCGGAGGCCACATATGGAATGACATATGGAATGCAGAGCTCGCGTAATGCTGCCAGTGTGGGACCCGTACCTCCAAGAAGCAGCCCAGTTCGTTCTGCAGAAGGTCCTTGAGCTCCTTCTTGCTCAGCTTATATTTGTCGCCCTCCTTGCCCGAGTAGTTGTGGAAGATGGAAATCAAGCTCTCCATCACGGTCTCCAGCTGCGAGGCCATTTCTGGGAAGTGGTCCACCAAAGGCCTGCGAATGAACAGAGGTTAGCCCCACGGTTCTGTGAAATATAGCTGAGCGCATGCAACGGTTTTGCCCGAAAAACAGCACATATAAGGAGATGACACCACGTATTGCATCAGGAGCTGCTTCCTGCTGAGCCAGGTTCTTGGTCCGTCCAGCTCAAGCACTTTTGGGAAGCTACTTTCCAGAacttcagacaggggtcttctcCAAGCTGTACCTGGAGATAATGCCAGGGACTGATCCCAAGATCCCCTGCATGCAGACCCAACTTTCCATGGAGTTACAGTCCATTCCCCAAGTCCCTTCTGTGGTCACATGACAACAAAGTGAAACCCACATCACTGCCGATCATGTCTATTGGGCTTCATTTTGGTATGGGGTGAAAACTAAGGGGTTGcacaaaagggattttttttttctgagaggggatctgaggggagagagagaggtgtccCACCATGCTGGCATTCTTAGGAGTTTGAGAAAGAAGGGACAGCCAGGGAAagggtgcatcacctggtgcccCCTTACTTTAAGGCCTCTGGTCCCCTCCCAAATTTCACATCCACAGTCCCCTCGCCCTGAAGCCAGCAGTTACAGCCTCTTCCTACTGGCCTTGTTTCTAGAGCTGTTTGCCTTATTGAGCCACCCCACCTGTACGGGCAATTAGATCCTCTGTCCTCACCTGGATTGGGTTCCCCTGGTCGCAGCTACCTCTGACAAAGTCAGTCCAAAATAGCTGGTCAGTGACTTTAAATAAGATCAGAgtggcctgccctccccttccttgTCCCTTGGGATAATTCGATACCAGCAGCTGGACAATCCAGTTTGGCTGGGAACTGCGCAGACACTGTCCGAATTTAAAGGGACAGAGATGCCAAGagggtggggtgtgtgtatgtacatgggatttgggggtgtgtgtggctgcTCAGCTCAAGCTACGCACAGAGTGGAAAAAATGCGAGCCTCGCAAGCAGAGCCTATCTCATCCGCACCCACCTGAATGCACGATATGGGTTTCTTCCAAACAAACCCACAGATTTTGCAACGCGGCTGCCCAAATTCTGTAGCAAGAAGATTCTGCAACTGGGATACAGGAAGCAATTTGCTTGAGGTCTCGCAGACCTGATTCTCCACAAATCCAACCTGTACCTGGGCCGCGTTGCACTTCAGGGGACGGCTTCAGCTTTTGGGAGCCCCTGAGAAGAAGGCCCTGCGAGGGCCCTTCAATGGCGTGTCCCGTTCCCCCCCCAGGCTTTGAAAACAGGCCCCCTCCTGTGCTGACAAGGAACAAGCCTGGTTTGTGTCCTCCAATTGGTTGGTTGGtgggcaactttcagtctcgaaagactatggtataagcctacagcacccggtattcccaggcggtctcccatccaagtactaaccaggcctgaccctgcttagcttctgagatcatggtataagcctacagcacccgctattcccaggcggtctcccatccaagtactaaccaggcctgatgctgcttagcttccgagatcatggtataagcctacagcacccggtattcccaggcggtctcccatccaagtactaaccaggcctgaccctgcttagcttccgagatcagacgagattgggcatgtgcagagtaacagttgctgtgttTTGTGTCCTCCTCTGTGCTGTCAACTGCAGGTACCACAGAGGCAGTGAACAAGGTGGGTGATGGCTAGTGGCTACGAAGGCTTTGAAAGGGGTGAGAAAAATTCTTGGAGGGTAAGCCCATCACTGGCTAGTAGTCTTGCCCAGCTAGATGGAACCTCCAAATCCAGGGGTAGTCTAGCTCAGAATACTAGTTACAAGGAAGCAATGGTGCCAGGGGGAAAACCTTTTCAGAGGCATGCGcttttggactagatgggctgtcaTAGGCCTGATACAGCCAGGCTCTTTTGGCGTTCTCAGGTTCAAGATCTATTTTAAGGCAAGTGTCTAAGAGGGTTCCAAACTGGGAAGGTAAGAGATATTGATGAGCCTAAACTGGAATGGATCCCCATTTTTAATGGCCTGATTGAGTGGGGAGATCCCACATACACTCCCTTGGGTTTCTTGACGGAGGAACAGCAGGATTTAACCGTAATCGGCAACGACAACCATAATAGTAACAGTATTTTCCTGGTAATCAACCAGGAAGTCAGATTTGTCCTGGGTAAACAGGGGGCTTTGGGGAACGAACCGAAGTTCTGCCCTGAGAATGGGAGCCATTTCTTGGAACCTCAGCTGTGGCATACTGGACAGGCATTCTTGCTTGAGAGGAGGGGGCTTGTCAATGCACGAGCTATTAATACCCGGGTATGATTCTTCGGCTGTCACTGCGGCATTGTCCGAGGAAACATAACCCGTCCTTCCGATAAGAGGCAGGCGATCGGGTGTCTGTGCCAGGTCTTGCCAGACAATGGGCGCTTTCGGAGGAACGTCTCGGGTGTCCGATCCAAGGCCCACCTGACTGCGGCCGACGCGGGTATCAAAAGAGGCCTTGTTGAATGAAAGAACATTCCTCCTTCAATGGTTGCTGtggaaaccgggggggggggctgagaaacCAGAGACCCGCTTGAACCTGTGCCAAAAGGTTTTGATGAAGCAGCTTCAGGCCTTCTTACAGGTCTGAAGCCGGAAGGAAGAATAAACTGTCCTGGCACAAATGATGGATGGGATGCCAATTAAGCACACACGCTGCTGGCCCGGGATGGGGTTTGCCAGCCTTCTCGGGCACAAGTCACACCGTTCCGTGCCCTCCCAGGCCCTGAGCTGGAGTGACTTTGTGCCAGCCAGGGCTCCCGGCTCCCCACCCCTGTGTGTGGGTGGCAACGTCAGAGGAAATCCCAGGGTGGGGCAGGGACTGGGCTGGGGAGGCTCTAGGGTGGTGCGGTTCCACGGTCTTGGTTGCCCAACCACAAATCTTGTGCAGCACCAGGTGGAAGTTGATTTTGGAGAGAATGGGCCTGATTCCGTGAACACTTCCCTAATTTACAACCAGCGCATGCGCTGGACATTTTCTACGGCCATATGGGAGCCACATGCTTGGCCACTGGTCTTCAAAAACACATACCAATAAAGTGTTGTCTCTGATGGGTCGATGTCTACCATggaagccctttggggcagggactcaTTTCTTGTAAAGTACTGTGGACGTATACAGCACTATAGAAATAAATATGGCAAGAATCATTTTCATCTGTCTCATCTTAAGGTACTGGGTCAGTTTTTTCCCATCAACATCCTGTAATTTAAGTTGTCAATCCTTAAATGTGGGAACTTCTGGTCCTTTCCTGGTAAAGTGCAAGACGGACTCTTGCTGCGATCCACAACTCACACCAAATGGTAAAGAGTTGCCCTTTTTNNNNNNNNNNNNNNNNNNNNNNNNNNNNNNNNNNNNNNNNNNNNNNNNNNNNNNNNNNNNNNNNNNNNNNNNNNNNNNNNNNNNNNNNNNNNNNNNNNNNNNNNNNNNNNNNNNNNNNNNNNNNNNNNNNNNNNNNNNNNNNNNNNNNNNNNNNNNNNNNNNNNNNNNNNNNNNNNNNNNNNNNNNNNNNNNNNNNNNNNCAGGAAGGTGAGATGCCTGCAAAGGAACCATGACTCACAAGAACCACTGATCTCAGTCAGAAAATACACTCTTCTGCTTCAGTGGTGCTAAAGGCATGAGAGGGGCTGAACAATTCCAGAGAAACCGATTGGCaccttttcataagaacagccccactggatcaggccataggcccatctagtccagcttcctgtatctcacagcggcccaccaaatgccccagggagcacaccagataacaagagacctgcaaggccttctgggaattgtagttgagaacataagaacagccccactgggtcaggccataggcccatctagtccagcttcctgtatctcacagcggcccaccaaatgccccagggagcacagcagataacaagagacctgcaaggcctcctgggaattgtagtttaagaacataagaacagccccactggttcagggcATAGgctcatgtagtccagcttcctg
It contains:
- the S100A1 gene encoding protein S100-A1 — encoded protein: MASQLETVMESLISIFHNYSGKEGDKYKLSKKELKDLLQNELGCFLEAQKDTEAVDKIMRDLDENGDGEVDFQEFVVLVAVLTMACNTFFWEDT